Genomic DNA from Gemmatimonadaceae bacterium:
GGGCCTCGGTTGGCGCGATCGAGTTCGCCCCGCCGGGCCCTGCGGACGAGACGGGATTCCGCCCGTGGCTGGTGGATGGCGAACCGTTGCTCCGGTACCGCGCCACGGCACCCACGCGCGGCAATGCCGTCACGCGGCAGCTCGAGACGGCGCGCGGGCTGGGCGGCGCCGTGCTGGCCACGTGGGCACTGGCCCTCATCCTGGTGGCGTGGCGTCGCCGGCCGTCACTCGCCGAGCAGCTCGGTGCGCTGGCGGCCGGTGCGATCGTCGTCGGCCTCGTGCCGCTTGGCGCGCTGAGCAACGTGTCGTGGGTGTTCGACCCGGCGCTGTACTTCGTGCGGTTCGGGAACGTGTCGATCGCGGGACTGGCGGCGCTGATCCTCTCCGGCGCGTTGCTCACGCTCGCCGGCCTCGCGCTCCGCCGCGCGCGCAACGTCTACCGGTCCCGCCTGGTCCCCGGCGTGGTGCTGCTGGTGCTCGTCGGCCTTGGCCCGTTCCTGCTTCGCCTCCTGGGCGGAGGCATCGCGATTCCGGCGACGGGCACACCCACCGCCCTCTGGCTGGCCTGGCAGCTGGGCATCTTCCTGTTCGCCGTGGTGGTGCTCCTTGCCGGCGCCGCCGCGGGCCGCGCATTGCTGCGCGATGGCCGCGGCGTGGATCCCATCGTCGGGCCTGCGCTGGCGGTCGTCGCCGCGTCACTCGGTCCGCGACTCTGGATGCCGGACGGGGCGTGGAACAACGCCTACGCGCTGCTCTGGATCGCGGTCATCGCGTGCACCGCACTGTCCCGACCCACGCGGGCTGTCCTGCTGCAGGTGGGCACCGTCGCCGCGCTGGGCGCGACACTGCTCACCTGGGGCGGGGTGATGCGGCGCACCGTCGAACTGGCCACCTTCGAGACGGCGCGGCTCACCTCGACGGACCCCGAGGCAACGCAGCTCCTCAGCCGGTTCGCGACGCAGCTCGCCGAGCAGCCGTCGCCGCATTCGCGCGCCGACCTGCTCGACCGCGTCTCCGCCAGCGATCTCGTGGCGCGCTATCCGCTCACCGCCGCCACCTGGAAGCTGGACGGCACGCTCCTCGCCTCGCTCGACGTGTTCGGGCAGACGGAGCAACTCGACGTCCGCGAGGTGGTCGTGGACGCCGTGCGCTCGGGTCAGCCGGTCAGCAGCGACGTCACCGGCTACCCCGGGGTGTATCAGGTGCTCGCCGTGCCGTTCGCCGACAGCACGGTGACGACGGTCATCGTCGAGCCCCGTGCGCGCGCGTCGGCCATGCCGGCGGTGGCCGCGCTGCTCGGCTACTCGTCGCCCACCTCCGGCGCGCCGCCGTACCGCTTCGAGCTCGGTGAGGTGCAGTCGGGCCGCAAGGTGGACGACGGCATGCGCTGGGCGCGCGAGCGGCGCGTCTTCGACGGCTCGCGGATCGTGCCGACGGTGCTCGGCCCGCTGCAGGCGCATGCGCGGATTGCGATCCCTGGTGGCTGGTCGCTGATCCAGCGCGGCTCGCTGCTGGTGGCGGCCGACCTGGCGCTGCTCTTCGCCCTCGCTGCCGCCGCCGGCCTCACGCGTGCGGGCGCCTGGCGCTGGTGGCGCCAGCGCCGCCGCTCGATCCGCGGCAGCTACCGGCTCCGCCTGACCGTCGTACTGCTGCTCTTCTTCGTCGTGCCACTCAGTGTGCTCACCGTCTGGAGCTTCCAGCGCCTGCGCATCGACGACGCGGAGAAGCGCGAACTGCTGGTGCGCGAGTTCCTGCGTGCCGTGGACCGGTCCGGCGAGCGCCCCGAGCTGGAACAGGCGAGCCGCCGCATCGGCGTGCCGCTGCTCGGCTACAGCGTCGGCCGCCTGGTGGACGTGAGTGATGAGCTGTTCGGCGCGCTGGCGCCGGTGGGGCTCTTCCTCCCACCCGACGTGGCGCTCGCGCTGGCCCCCGGCGGCTCCCTCACGGCCACCAGCACGGTGCCGGTGGCGGGGACGAACGTGCTCCTCAGTTACCTGAGCACACGCGGGTCGCGCGGTGAGCGCATTGTGGTGGCGGCGCCGGCGGTGCTGGAGGAGGAGACCTTCGATCAGCGGCGCGAGGACCTGGTGATGCTGCTGCTCTTCGGCGCGTTGAGCGGCGTGCTGGCCGCACTCTGGCTCTCCGGGCTGGCCGCGCGGCAGTTCGCGCGACCGATCGGCGCGCTGCGCGATGCGGCGGTGGCGGTGGCCGCCGGTGAACGCGCGCCGCACCTCGACGCCGCACCGCCGGTGGAGTTCGTGCCGGTGTTCGATGCGTTCCGCACGATGGCCGACGACCTGCGGGCCAGCGAGCGCGCACTCGACGCCGCGCGTCGCCGCACCGACGCGGTGCTGCGCACGGTGGCGTCCGGCGTGATCGCGGTGGACGGTGAGACGCGCGTGGTGCTGGCGAATCCGCGCGCCGAGGCGTTGCTTGGCGGCAGTGTCGCGCCGGGCACGTCACTTGCCGCCGTCGCCCCATCGCTGGCGCAGCGCGCCGCTGCGTTCGCTGCCAGCGCCAAGCGCGACGACGCGTTCGAGGAGGCGTGGGGGGAGGCGACGGTGCAGGGACGCTTCACGCGACTCGACCTGGGTGGCGTGGTGGTGACGCTGGACGACGTGACGCAACTCGCGCACGCACAGCGCGTGCTGGCCTGGGGTGAGATGGCGCGGCAGGTGGCGCACGAGATCAAGAACCCGCTGACCCCGATCCGGCTTGGCGTGCAGCACCTGCGGCGCGCCCGTGACGACGGTCGCGCGGATTTCGATGCGATCCTCGATCGCAACGTCGGCACGATCCTCACGCAGATCGACCGGCTCGACGAAATCGCCCGCTCGTTCAGCCGCTACGGCACCTCGCCCGAGTCGGCGCCGATGGCGGAGGCGACCGACGTGGTGGCCGTGGTGCAGGAGGTGCTGGCCCTCGAGCGGATGGCCGAGGGCGCGGTGCGCTGGGACCTGGTGGCGCCGGCGAGCGGCGCGGTGCTCGCGATGGCCCGCGGTCCGGAGCTGCGCGACGTGCTGCTCAACCTGCTGGAGAACGCGCGGCAGGCGGGGGCGTCCACGGTGAGCGTGCACGTGGTGCCCGACCTGACCACGGTGCGCCTCGAGGTGCGCGACGATGGCGCGGGTATCGCCCCCGATGCGCTCTTCAAGGTGTTCGAGCCGCACTTCTCCACCCGCACCAGCGGCAGCGGGCTCGGACTGGCGATCAGCCGGCGCCTGGTGGATGGGTGGGGCGGCTCTCTCGCCATCGAACGCAGCGGGCCGTCGGGCACGGTCGTGGCCATGGTCCTGCGGGCGACCGACGGTCGCGCCCCGGCACCATTAAATTGATGGCATGACTGCTCCTGATCGCCCCACGATGCTGACGCCGGCCGGGGGCGTGCCCCGGGTGGTGCTGCCGACGCTGCCGCCGCACCTGCAGCCCTGGGTGCTGCCGCCCGGCTGGCGCTGGGGGCGCGGGAGCGTGCGGAGTGCAGTCCGGCACTACCAGGAAGTGATCGACGCGCTGGGGCGCTCCCTCTCGCTGGTCACCGTCCCCGACAAGGCGCATCGCCCGTGGCTGGCGGCCGAGGCGCGCCAGCTGGCGCACCAGAGCCATCCGGCGATCCCCACCACGTACCACTACTGGACCGATTCGCCGGAGGTGGCCCGTGGTCCGGGGTACCTCCGGCGCTGGATCGCCGGCGAGAGCATCGAGGCGCGCACGCGGCGCATCGGGCCCGACGACGCGCCGGGCATGCTGAACCTGCTGCGCACCGTGGGCACGCTGCTGGTGTACCTGCACGACCAGAACCTGCCGCATGGGGCCATCGGCACCGGCAG
This window encodes:
- a CDS encoding ATP-binding protein, with protein sequence MCAAFWLRSPSVAWLGAVAGAVLFTAALGRLAQRRRSPRMVVSLGLLFLGTAAWQQFELSRIETRFDAWAAAAIRRGDASAARALPIAAERVRQLARKALAAPVATAAGFRFLGSLDGIDARTSVVLYRNGLPVAWGGEPRAVPEVLRGDIGVERLRFYLVLYAAERQGDAVAVSTMVLDADPPARHLVNGLGADLAQRASVGAIEFAPPGPADETGFRPWLVDGEPLLRYRATAPTRGNAVTRQLETARGLGGAVLATWALALILVAWRRRPSLAEQLGALAAGAIVVGLVPLGALSNVSWVFDPALYFVRFGNVSIAGLAALILSGALLTLAGLALRRARNVYRSRLVPGVVLLVLVGLGPFLLRLLGGGIAIPATGTPTALWLAWQLGIFLFAVVVLLAGAAAGRALLRDGRGVDPIVGPALAVVAASLGPRLWMPDGAWNNAYALLWIAVIACTALSRPTRAVLLQVGTVAALGATLLTWGGVMRRTVELATFETARLTSTDPEATQLLSRFATQLAEQPSPHSRADLLDRVSASDLVARYPLTAATWKLDGTLLASLDVFGQTEQLDVREVVVDAVRSGQPVSSDVTGYPGVYQVLAVPFADSTVTTVIVEPRARASAMPAVAALLGYSSPTSGAPPYRFELGEVQSGRKVDDGMRWARERRVFDGSRIVPTVLGPLQAHARIAIPGGWSLIQRGSLLVAADLALLFALAAAAGLTRAGAWRWWRQRRRSIRGSYRLRLTVVLLLFFVVPLSVLTVWSFQRLRIDDAEKRELLVREFLRAVDRSGERPELEQASRRIGVPLLGYSVGRLVDVSDELFGALAPVGLFLPPDVALALAPGGSLTATSTVPVAGTNVLLSYLSTRGSRGERIVVAAPAVLEEETFDQRREDLVMLLLFGALSGVLAALWLSGLAARQFARPIGALRDAAVAVAAGERAPHLDAAPPVEFVPVFDAFRTMADDLRASERALDAARRRTDAVLRTVASGVIAVDGETRVVLANPRAEALLGGSVAPGTSLAAVAPSLAQRAAAFAASAKRDDAFEEAWGEATVQGRFTRLDLGGVVVTLDDVTQLAHAQRVLAWGEMARQVAHEIKNPLTPIRLGVQHLRRARDDGRADFDAILDRNVGTILTQIDRLDEIARSFSRYGTSPESAPMAEATDVVAVVQEVLALERMAEGAVRWDLVAPASGAVLAMARGPELRDVLLNLLENARQAGASTVSVHVVPDLTTVRLEVRDDGAGIAPDALFKVFEPHFSTRTSGSGLGLAISRRLVDGWGGSLAIERSGPSGTVVAMVLRATDGRAPAPLN